The genomic segment TAAATTAACAAATGTCTTAACATGATGAATGTTGGTTAATGTTAAGAACTTTTCAAACTTTTAAACTCATTATCGTTCTTGTCCAGTTTGGTAAATTCTTATCATACCATATTATTTTACCATCCTTTATAAATATCACTAATTTAAATATATCTGTATTATCATAAATATTTATTTCATTACATAAGTTAGCAACATTGAGCAAGTTGTTTAAAGATTCATCGTATCTTCTTTCTATATCCTTATCAGGTATTCCATGTCCACCCCTACTAACCCTTAATCTAACTCTTTCTTTAGCAATTTGAGAACTTTCTACTCCTATATAATTCATAGTAACTAAGAATCCTTTTTCTTTAGCTTTTTTTATATTGCTGATAATACTTTTACCACTTAATGTAGTTTCTTGATTAAACGATATATTTTCAGAAATGTATAGCCTTATAAGATTAACAGCTTCTCTAGCACATTTAATTTGCAAATTGCTATCCTCCCAAGACCCTATTCTAGCTACCATTTCATCGGTGTTTATTCTCTTTTCACCTTTATTTTGTTCATAGTACGTTGATTTATAGATGGAAGTTTTACCACACCCATTAACTCCTGCAAATATTGTATATGTTGGCATACTATTTACCTATGACCTTTTCTGCTTCTTTTTGAAGCACTAAATTAGAAAGCATAGCATAAAAATCCTGCTCTTCTTTAGATTTAGCTTTTTTAAACAAATCCATTAAATCATTATAAGAATAGTTTAAAAATATATCATATAATTTTTCATTATTATTTTTCATTTCAATATACCTCCATAAAAATACGTTAGTATTAAAAAAACACTTTTCATATTTATATTATACCCTAGCTTCATAATATAAGAATAGTATGTTCTCATATTTTTTAACAAAATCTAATTTTGCTAAATAGTACATACCTCTAATTTCAAGAACATTAAGCTTGTGAATATCCAACGCAAAACTTTATAAGTTTTTAATGCCATCTCTTTATTTAACTGGTAATCTTACTTCAAAAATAGTTCTATTATCATCACTATAGGCTTTTATCGTTCCTTTATGCAACTCTATAATATTTTTTGTGATAGCTAGCCCTAATCCAGAACCACCTATATCGCTATTTCTTGATTTTTCTACTCTATAGAATCTATCAAATATATATGGCAAATCTATTGCTGATATCGATTGACCATAGTTTATAACTTGAACTACTGCCATATTCTCTTCCATTTTTGTTATTATATCAACATAAAAGCCATCTCGGCCATACTTAATTGCATTTGACAGCAAATTTTCAAATGCTCTAACTAATTTTCCTGCATCTGCATTTATTATTAGCTTATCCTCAGAAAAGTTGATTCTCGATTGCATTTCTGCATTTTTAAATTGATATTCAAAATACGCAACTACCTGACCTAATAATTCTACTAAATTAATATCAACTTTATCTAAATTAATGGTGTTATTTTGCATTTTAGTTAGTTCAAACAAGTCATTAATAAGTAAATTCAATGCTTTTGCCTTTTCAAAGGCTATATTAGCATAATATCTTAGTCTTACTTCATCTTTATACTTATCAGCATCAATTATTTCTAAATAACCTATTATAGACGTTAATGGAGTTCTTAAATCATGAGAAACATTAGTTATCAAGTCATTTTTAGTTTGTTGAGCTTTTCTTTCTACTATTGTTATCTCCTTAAGCTGCCTTGAGATATTATTAATATTTTCTGCTAAATTCCTAATATCATTTTCTCCATCAACTTCTATTAATCTGTCCAAGTCACCACTTGCCATTATTTCAGTTTGATCTATAATAGCTACCAAACTTTTAGTTTTTCTATAAGTAATAAGTAAATATACTCCTACAAATAACGAAATTCCAGCAATCACATAGGTTGCACCTTCAAACATTACAGAATCAATGAGTCTTCGAAATTTAAAAATATAATTAATGAGTTGAATTTTAGTATTTAAATATAAATATATTAATATTTTACTAACTATCATTAAGCTTATATAAGTTAATAATAACGTAGTTCCAATCTCACCTAATGGTGATAGCCAATATTTATAGAATCTTTTATTTTTCAATTTTATATCCAACTCCCCATATAGTATGAATTATCTTATTTCCTTCCATATGATGTTCTATTTTATCTCTTAATCTACTCATATGTACCATAACAGTATTATTAGATTGATAATATCTTTCCTTCCATACCTTTTCAAAAATTTCCTCCGCGCTAAAAACTCTTCCTCTATTTGTAGCCAACAAATATAATATTTCGAACTCTCTAGCCGTTAGATCTACTTCTTTATCATCTATAGTCACCTTATGTTTACTCTTATCTATAACCATTGATTCAATTCTTATTAGATCCTCTGAAACTTGCATTTTTAAATTCAAGAAATATGATCTTCTCATTAATGCCTTCACTCTAACTATAAGTTCCAATTGGTTAAAAGGTTTGCATACATAGTCATCTGCACCAGTCATAATCCCTTGAATCTTATCCATATCTTCCGATTTTGCACTTAGCATAAGAATTGGTATATTATATTTTTCCCTTACCCTTCTGCAAACCTCCAGACCATCCATGTGGGGCATCATTATATCTAAAACTATCAGATGAATTTCTTCCTTCTCCAAAATATCTAAGGCTTCCTCTCCACAGCTTGCCTTAAATACATTGTAGCCTTCATTTCTAAGATTTATTTCTAGCAAATTTCTTATTTCTTTTTCATCGTCTACTACAAGAATATTATTCATTTATTCCTCCATTTTTATAATTATTTTTGTAAGTACTCTTCTAATGTAATTCCATTATCATGAATATACTTAGCAGCTTCCTTTCCTACATGTCTAATATGCCATGGTTCATATTCAATTCCTGTTACACTTTTCTTTCCATAAGGATATCTTATAATAAAACCAAACCTATAGCAATTTTTTGCAAGCCAATCTGCCTCCTTAGTTCCCTTTCCAAAATATCCACTTTTATTAGTTATATCAATGCAAAGCCCTGTTTGATGTTCACTGAATCCAGGTTTAGCTACATATGCATCTGCAAGCTTTTTTCCTTGAGATATAACACGATTTTCATAAATATCTTCTTGTGACTTATAAGATCTATAACCCGAATTACCAAGTAATATTATCCCGTCTTTTTTAGCCGCATTTACTAATTCTTCTAATGGCTTTACAACAGTTCCAGCTACGTGTTTTTCTTCATTATCTGATCCATTTGAAAATGGTATGTTGGGTATGCTAAGCCCTTCTGGTACATAATTTCCACTTAATCCATGCTTCTCATTTACTAATAGTATTTTTTCACTCCCATTAGCAGTGTTTACTTCAACCAACTTATCTTTATCATTTGAGCCATAATTACTTGTATTTCCTTCAATATACCAAAATCCGCAAATTATTATCATCATTATTATAAATCCTGATATCTTTTTATATACTTTTCTCATATCTTCTACTTCCTTTCAAATATCATAATTTCATTGTAGAAGATATACTTTACAAGAATTATAAATAAACCTTACGAAATCTTAAGTTTATAAAAAACGAAATCCCCCCTTTATAGAAACAGTTTTATTATTTTAACTGCATACTATAAAGGGGGGCAATACTAAACCTGAAACTTCTGTATCATTTCATTTAAATCCTGAGCAAGACGTGTTTGTTCTTGAGCCGTTTTTGCTATCTCATCTGTTGCTCTATTAACTTCATCAATATTGTTTACTATTTCATCAGTTTCTTGTGAAGATTTTTGTGCTGTATCAGCCATGCTCTCCACCGCTTTAGTAACCTGTTCCATTGTAATTGAAATCTCTTTAGTCATTTCAGCTATTTCATTTGACATTTTACTTACAAATTCTGCATCCTTATGATTTTCTTTTCCAATTTCAATCATGTCTTCAAACTTAGGATTTACTCTTTCCTTCATGAAAGTTAGTACCTCATCACTATTGTTTGAAAGATTTCTAAATGCATTTTGAACTTTTAAAATTGTACTTTTTATAGATTCTACGGCATCTGAAGATTGCTCTGCAAGACTTCTTACTTCTTCAGCAACTACTGAGAATCCTTTTCCATGTTCACCAGCCCTTGCCGCCTCTATAGCTGCATTTAGTGCTAATAGATTTGTCTGCTCTGATATCTCTGCAATAGTGTCCGCCATAACTTTTATATTTTCTACTACTTGTCCTTCTTTTATTGCTTGAAGTATTTTTTCTTCTTTTTCACTAAACAATATTTCTATTTCTCTAATGGATTCCAAAGATCTATTTTGCATATCTTCTACTCTAGTTTTTGCAGCACTTGCATTATAACTTCCTTCTACTGCCTTATTTGTTAATACATTAATACTTGCCTCAACTTCTTCTACTGAAGCATTTATTTCCTCTGCCGCTGAACTAGTTTCTTGAATACCAAAATTAATATTACCAATTCCAGAATTAATATTTTGAGACATTGCTGAAAATTCTTCAACTGTGGCAAATAATTCTTCACTCGCTGCACTCATATCTTGTGAATTGTTCATTATTTTCTTAATTAGATTTATTAAATCCTGCCTCATATGCTCAATTCCTCTAGACATATCTCCAATTTCATCTTTTCGTTTTAAATCTTTTTCTAATGTCTTTTCAGTAAAATTACCTTCTGATAAGTGTTTAAAGTGTGTCACTGCACTTGCTAGTGGTTTTGATACCTTTTTATCTATGTATAAATATATTGCTATCCCAACCAAGATTAACACTATAAGAGAAGATATAATATTATTTATAACAAATTTTTTTATAAACAGCTGACTTTCAGCCTTACTTTTACCTGTAAATATAACTCCAACTGTCTCATTGTTATCTCCAGTAATTGGCGAATAGTATGCATCAAATCTACTTCCTAAAATATCAGCCTCCCCAGAATATGCACTATTACCTAAAACAACTTTTGCAATTTTTTCATCAAGTTTAGTTCCAACAACTCTTTCGCCATCTTTCATTATACTTGTTGCAATTCTTACATCTCCCATAAAGATAGTAGCATCACATCCAAATTTACTTTTAACATAATCTACTAGATTATTGGAATCTAATCTGTATCCTACAGACACAACTCCAATAATATCTCCATTTTCGTTCTTTACTGGCGCACCTGCTCTAGCGGCAAGTTTAATCTGAGTTCCACTTTCAACTTGGGAGTTTAATTTACCAGCAAGAGCATTTCTTATATTTGCCTGATTTAAAATACTATCTCCCTTTTTATCTGGTTCATAAGATCTTACAATTACATTACCTTTTTCATCAGTTATTGTAACAAATTCTACATCTAGATCTTTTAATATATCTTTTAAATCGTTAAAACTCCCCTGACTATCTTTATTTTCAATTCCCTTTATTATTCTAGGATTTAAGGCCAATTGACTTCCAATACTTAAAGACTCATTTTTCAATTCCTTAATTTTTTCACTTATTGTTTCATTAGCATTCATCACTTCAGTCTTATTGTTACGATCTGAATAAGAATTAAAGCTAATTGTACTGATAACTATATTAGCACTAAACAGTAAAATTGTTAGTCCAAAAATAAATAGAATCAATTTGAACTTTATTGAATTAAATTTCATACTTATCCCCCTCCTGCCATCTAGGTACTGTCAAAGTTTTTTATCTAACTAAGGCAGCAACCCTTTAATTTTTCTTATTTTTTATATAAATAACTTGCCACCCCCAAAAAGTTAAGATATTTTATACTTGCAAAACAAAAACACTGAACTAAAAAAGGAGGCAAGCTATTACCATGATTAATAAGTTTCTTCTTGAAACTGTAATTTATCTTATTGAAATTATAAAGTATCTCATGACTTTGCTGGTTGGCAAAAACTTGCTTAAAAGCATTTCGGACGAACCTGTTAAGAAAGAATACCGAAAGCTTCAAGTAGATGATCAACCAATCTTTGATGTTCCCGAAAAACTTAACTATAAGCTTCTAATAGCTGAATATGAGTTTAAGCACGGCAAAGAATTTGCTCCTGTGAAACCTCGCAAAAACAAAGCGTTAGCTCCTAAGGATGTTATCTGTCCTAAGTGTGGTGCTCCACATACCTATCTTTACGATAATAACGGAGGCCGAGGACAATATCTTTGCAAAGTCTGTGATACCACATTCAATCCTAAAAATTACTATCAGAAATCCATAGTGTTAAGATGTCCTCACTGCAGTAAAACACTTGAAAGAATCAAGGCGCGTAAGGATTTCTACGTTTATAAGTGTAAGAATGATAATTGCTCTTTTTACCAAAATAATCTTAA from the Clostridium beijerinckii genome contains:
- a CDS encoding zeta toxin family protein, with the translated sequence MPTYTIFAGVNGCGKTSIYKSTYYEQNKGEKRINTDEMVARIGSWEDSNLQIKCAREAVNLIRLYISENISFNQETTLSGKSIISNIKKAKEKGFLVTMNYIGVESSQIAKERVRLRVSRGGHGIPDKDIERRYDESLNNLLNVANLCNEINIYDNTDIFKLVIFIKDGKIIWYDKNLPNWTRTIMSLKV
- a CDS encoding methyl-accepting chemotaxis protein, with amino-acid sequence MKFNSIKFKLILFIFGLTILLFSANIVISTISFNSYSDRNNKTEVMNANETISEKIKELKNESLSIGSQLALNPRIIKGIENKDSQGSFNDLKDILKDLDVEFVTITDEKGNVIVRSYEPDKKGDSILNQANIRNALAGKLNSQVESGTQIKLAARAGAPVKNENGDIIGVVSVGYRLDSNNLVDYVKSKFGCDATIFMGDVRIATSIMKDGERVVGTKLDEKIAKVVLGNSAYSGEADILGSRFDAYYSPITGDNNETVGVIFTGKSKAESQLFIKKFVINNIISSLIVLILVGIAIYLYIDKKVSKPLASAVTHFKHLSEGNFTEKTLEKDLKRKDEIGDMSRGIEHMRQDLINLIKKIMNNSQDMSAASEELFATVEEFSAMSQNINSGIGNINFGIQETSSAAEEINASVEEVEASINVLTNKAVEGSYNASAAKTRVEDMQNRSLESIREIEILFSEKEEKILQAIKEGQVVENIKVMADTIAEISEQTNLLALNAAIEAARAGEHGKGFSVVAEEVRSLAEQSSDAVESIKSTILKVQNAFRNLSNNSDEVLTFMKERVNPKFEDMIEIGKENHKDAEFVSKMSNEIAEMTKEISITMEQVTKAVESMADTAQKSSQETDEIVNNIDEVNRATDEIAKTAQEQTRLAQDLNEMIQKFQV
- a CDS encoding sensor histidine kinase — its product is MKNKRFYKYWLSPLGEIGTTLLLTYISLMIVSKILIYLYLNTKIQLINYIFKFRRLIDSVMFEGATYVIAGISLFVGVYLLITYRKTKSLVAIIDQTEIMASGDLDRLIEVDGENDIRNLAENINNISRQLKEITIVERKAQQTKNDLITNVSHDLRTPLTSIIGYLEIIDADKYKDEVRLRYYANIAFEKAKALNLLINDLFELTKMQNNTINLDKVDINLVELLGQVVAYFEYQFKNAEMQSRINFSEDKLIINADAGKLVRAFENLLSNAIKYGRDGFYVDIITKMEENMAVVQVINYGQSISAIDLPYIFDRFYRVEKSRNSDIGGSGLGLAITKNIIELHKGTIKAYSDDNRTIFEVRLPVK
- a CDS encoding M15 family metallopeptidase — protein: MRKVYKKISGFIIMMIIICGFWYIEGNTSNYGSNDKDKLVEVNTANGSEKILLVNEKHGLSGNYVPEGLSIPNIPFSNGSDNEEKHVAGTVVKPLEELVNAAKKDGIILLGNSGYRSYKSQEDIYENRVISQGKKLADAYVAKPGFSEHQTGLCIDITNKSGYFGKGTKEADWLAKNCYRFGFIIRYPYGKKSVTGIEYEPWHIRHVGKEAAKYIHDNGITLEEYLQK
- a CDS encoding response regulator transcription factor; this translates as MNNILVVDDEKEIRNLLEINLRNEGYNVFKASCGEEALDILEKEEIHLIVLDIMMPHMDGLEVCRRVREKYNIPILMLSAKSEDMDKIQGIMTGADDYVCKPFNQLELIVRVKALMRRSYFLNLKMQVSEDLIRIESMVIDKSKHKVTIDDKEVDLTAREFEILYLLATNRGRVFSAEEIFEKVWKERYYQSNNTVMVHMSRLRDKIEHHMEGNKIIHTIWGVGYKIEK